The following DNA comes from Mycoplasma phocoenae.
TCTTCTTTCGTAAATCACGAAACAATAATGGGACATCATGTTCAAAATGTATATTCAAATAAATATATGGCTACCGAAAATAATGACTTTTATATATTTTCTGGTTTTGAATCTGCATCATTTTCTGAAGGATGAGGGCTATTTGTTGAATGATTTGCCCTAGAATCTGGATGATATGGTACACCCGATTATTCTGAAAAAGAAACATTTGATGTTTTACCAGTAGATTTTTCAAAATCAACTAATGGTTATTTACCAATCATATCTAATGATGCTACAGAAGAACAAATTAATTATATGAAACAAGTAGCGGGCGGAACATACTGAAAACTGGCCAAATCTGTCCAAAAAGATTTAGATGATCAACAAGCCACAAAAAACGCAATTAAAATAGGTAATATATTACAATATTACGGATATTTAAATGAGAAAAAAATGCGTGATAATCGTTTAGTATTGGATACAGCATTACACGGAATTATAAATAACCCGGATCAAAATATTGGTTCTGGTTTATCTATTGAAGACCAAAGAAAATTTATGATTAAAAATTTAAGTTCGCCTTCTGATATTTCTGAATATCCAAAACGTTACTTAGGATACCCAGCACAAGCTGTATCTTATAATATCGGAAAAGAAGCCTTTAAAGAAGCATACATTAAAATGCTAAAAAACTCAGGATTGACTAGATCAGAGATGATTAAAGACAAAAAAAATATACAAAAGCTTTTTGATTTATTTTTAGCATTTAGAGATATTCCACTGGAAGAAATTATAAAAATGATAAATTTTGAATTTTGTATAAATTCATAAACTAAATAAATTTTTAAAAAACAATGCATTAATTGTGCATTGTTTTTTTGTTTATTAATTACATTTAAGCTTTATACTTAATTCCTAATGCATTTAATATTGGTACTAAAAAGAAATTAAATGGTTTATTAAAGTGTGGTAAGAAGTATACATCTGTTAAAGCGATTTCAGGTAGCGTTAAACCTTTTTGTAAAGCTAAAGCAAACATATAAATTACTTCAGTATGTACTTGTTTACCTCATGAACCAATTTGTACACCTAACAATTTAAATGTTTTTGGATTATACACTATTTTACATGATACTTTTTCATAGGTGTTCATAAATTCTGGACGATCATTATCTGTTCAAATTTGTTCTGCAACATCCTCATCTTTAAACCCTAATTTTAATGCCATTTGTTTTGTTAAACCAGTTGAAGCGTAATGGCAATTGAATACGTTTATAGCGTTTGTTCCTGCTACACCAGGGAAAGGAATGTGTAATCCCGCAATGTCTAAAGCGGCAATTAATCCTGATTTAACAGCATTAGTTGCTAATGCTGTATGGTGCTGAGTGTTTGTTACAACATTTTTCATAGCACATGAATCCCCAATAGCATATATATCTTTATCGGTTATTGAACGATTAAATTCGTCCACAACAATAGCTCCGTTCGGTAATTTCTCTACTCCGCTTATCATATCTGTACGAGGTTTAAAACCAATACATAATATTACTAAGTCGGCTGCGTACTCTCCTTTATCTGTTACAACACTAGAAACATTTACATTATCTTTTGATTTAAATTCTTTAACTGATTCTCCTAAGCGTAGATTAATACCTAATTTTTTCATATTAGTTTCCATAACATCTGTAAACTCAGAATCAAAATAATTAGGTATTACTCTGTCTTGTAAATCGATTAAAGTAACTTTTTTGCCTTGAATGTGGAAAGCCTCCACCAATTCCACCCCGATGTATCCTGCTCCAACAACTACTACGTCTTTAACATTTTTATCTTCAGCTGCTTTAACAATTTCTTCTGCATGTTGGAATAATTTAGAAAGCATTATATTTTTATATTCTCTACCTTTAAATGGTGGCTCTATCGGTCATGTTCCACCGGCAAAAACCAATTTATCATATGTATCTTCAAATTCTTTTCCTGTTGCGTTGTCACGAACAGTAACAATTTTTTTCTCTTTATTTATATGTATAACTTCGTGATTTACCTTCAAATCAATATTGTAATCTTTCACTAAACTTTGTGGTGATGAATAAAATAATCCCGATGGATCTTTGAATTCCCCACTTACTCATACTGCTATACCACATCCTAAAAATGATGTGTTTGTATTACGGTCATAACACACGATTTCAGCTTCTGGGTGAACTGTTTTCAATGTTCTTAAAAAGCTTGTTCCTGCGTGGTTTGCTCCTACTACTAAAATTTTCATAAATTCTCTCCTTAATTGTTTTCACATTTTAATTATATTTCAACGAAGCACAAAGGATTTTTAAAAAAATGAATTTATTAATAAAAACAACAAAAAAACGAGAATTTTGAACGTTTTTTTGTTGTTTTTATTATTTGTGAGCCCTTAAAATAACATCAAAATTTTGATTAATTTTTTCAATTTTCACACCCATTTTTTCAAGTATTAACATACTTGCCTTACCTTCTTCAGTATCATTTTTATAATCTTCGGCGTATACTATTCTTGAAATTTTAGACTGAACTATTAATTTAGCGCAGTTGAAACAAGGCATATGAGTTATATACATTATTGCATTTTCACCAATTTTAGAGTTCGTTAAGTTTGCATTGATAATTGCATTTGCTTCCGCATGTACAACATATGTGTATTTAGAATTTAATATTTCTTCTTTAACTGCTGGTTTTTCTCATGAAAAAATTAAATCGTTGTCAAGATCATTATTAGCGTTTGTACAGTTAATGCTTTTTGGCATGCCGTTATATCCTAATGACACTACATAATTTTGATTCACTATACAAGCCCCTACTTTTGTATTGGGATCTTTTGATCGCTGTGCACTCAATTTAGCTAAAGACATAAAATAATAATCTCAGCTTATTTTTCCATTTTGATAAATTGATTTTTTAATATTTTTTTCCATAAATAACATTTTAACACTAAATGGTTAAAAACAGCCACCTCAGCCGCTGTTTTTTATTATTCATTGAAATAAGGTATTTTACCTCGGTAGGACATTTACGATAAATCCAATTATATATAATAATCGAATCACTAATATCATAACACAATTTTAAAAAAATACAAAAATAAAAATGTTAAAAAAATTCTTTATTAAATATAATTAGATAAAAAAAGATGTAGGAGTTGAAATGAAAAAATATTATTTAATCGGTAATCACAAAATGAATGTTAATTATAGCGAAAATATAAATTTTATTAAAGAAGTGAATAAACTTCATCCTGATAGTACTGATATTTTCTTTGCAATTGCACCTAGTTATACAAATCTTATTTGCAAACAATTGTTAGCAAAAGAAAATAATGTTTTAAAAATAGGGGCACAGAACGTATCTTGTTATACAAAAGGAGCATATACAGGTGATATATCCGCTAATCAACTAGCGGATATGCAGATGGATTTTGTTATAGTTGGTCATTCGGAAAGACGTACTTATTTTCACGATGATTCAAACAAGATAAACTTAAGAATTAAAGAAGCGTTAAAACACAATTTAAAAGTTGTTTTATGTATTGGAGAAACATTTGAAGAGTTCCATTCTAAAGAAACATTAAAAATTATCAGTAAACAAATAGATATTGCCTTAGACGGAGTTGATGAAACGGCTGATATTATTATTTCATACGAGCCAATTTGAGCTATTGGTACAGGTTTGGTTGCTTCGAATGAGCATTTAGCTCCTATATTTGAATTTTTACAAAACAAATTACCTAAATGTAAATTTTTATATGGTGGTAGCGCAAACCCTGGTAATATAATGCATTTATTAGAAATACCGCAAATAACTGGTTTTTTAGTTGGTAATGCATCATTATCACCTGAAAAATTTGTGTCAATGTTAAACATGATGGAATTACAGAAAAAATAATAAAATAAACAAAAAATAAGCAAATCAGCTTATTTTTTTTAGTGTTTTTATTTATTTTGTAAAGTCTACAAAAAAACTTTTTAAGATACTAAAAGTATATTTTTTTTGTATTTTCGCTTGTAAAAAAAAAAAAAAAAGTAATAAAAATTCATTTATATAAAATTAATTTACTAGTTTATAAGGAGAAGATATGAAAAATAATAAATCTAAAACATTAGTTAAGTTATTGACGTTAACATCGTTAACAGCCGCTTTATCAGCTAACGCTGTATTAATTTCGACTTTAAATGAAGGTGAAAATCCTATCTTAGTTAAAGGAGATAAAACAAAAACAGCGTCAGAATATGTTGAAGCTGTTAAAAATAATTCAATTAAACCAACAATATCGGATCCAAAAGACACTGAAGAATTTGAATACACAATTTCTGATGCTAAAACTAATGAAGATGGAACTGTCACTGCAACTGTTGTAAAAACAAACAAAAAAGACTCAAAAGATTCGAAAAAATATGAAGTAATTATTGCTAAAAATCAATTTAAAGAAGTATTGAGTGTAAAAGGTGATAAGACTAAAACATCTAAAGAATATGCAGAGGCAATTAACAATAAATCATTCACACCTCAAATTCAAGGCATGAATGATTCTGAAAATTATGATTACGTTGTAACTAAATCAGTAGCTAACAAAGATGGAAGTGTTGATGTAACCGTAACCAAAACCAATAAAAAAGATTCAAAAGATGTTACTGATTCAATAATAAATATTCCATCAGAAGAATTTAAACTTGAGTTAAGTATTGAAGGAGATAAAACAAAAACAGCGTCAGAATATGTTGAAGCTATTAAAAATAATTTAATTAAACCAACAATATCGGGTCCAAAAGACACTGAAGAATTCGAATACACAATTTCTGATGCTAAAACTAATGAAGATGGAACTGTTGCTGCAACTGTTGTAAAAACAAACAAAAAAGACTCAAAAGATTCGAAAAAATATGAAGTAATTATTGCTAAAAATCAATTTAAAGAAGTATTGAGTGTAAAAGGTGATAAGACTAAAACATCTAAAGAATATGCAGAGGCAATTAACAATAAATCATTCACACCTCAAATTGAAGGTATGAATGATTCTGAAAATTATGATTACGTTGTAACTAAATCAGTAGCTAACAATGATGGTAGTGTTGACGTAACCGTAACCAAAACCAATAAAAAAGATTCAAAAGATGTTACTGATTCAATAATAAATATTCCATCAGAAGAATTTAAAATTGTACAAACCAAATTAAATTTATCTTCTGAAGTTGTTACAGTTGAACAAAATTCAGTAGTTAGCGAAGAACAATTTAAAAAAGTAATATTAAATTATGATGAATTACCAAAAGATACTACTATAGAAATTATTAATGAACCAGATACAAGCAACGTTGGAGAACAGACTGCTAAAGTTAAAGTGAATATCCCGGTAGAAATACCTCAATCATTAGACATAATAGTAGATGTTAAAGAGTTTAAAAATGAAATCCGTCCAAGTATTGATTATAGTAATGAAATCGAAGTCAATACTGAAGTAACAGAAGACATATTAAAATCATTTATTAAAAATGTATCTGAATACCCAAAGAGTTCTGTGTTCAAACTAAAAGAACCTTTAGATACAACTGTTATCGGTCAAAAAACAGCGACTTTAATTATAAAACAACAATTTAAAGAAGAAAAAGAGTACCCACTTTCTATAACCGTAGTTTCAGCTCCTGTTTTTAAAGAAAGCACAGCCAAATGAACAAATTCAGCTTACACAAAAGGATACAAAGAAGAAGGAACAAAATTAACTGAAGCTGAAATAAAAAACAGTATTAGCATTCTAAAAGATCCAAACAATCCTTATATAGAATACAAGATAACTGAAGCAATAATAACAGAAGATGGTGTTAAAATATCCTATAAACATCCTTATGACAGCAGTCAAAGATTCTATACTATTTTAGATTTTAAAGAAGCTACTCCAGAAATTATTGAAGGTGGTTATGATGTTTGACTTCCTGAATTTACTATAAATAATGAATTTGTTGAAGTAAACAATGATAAAGAATTGCGTCAAAAACTTGAAAAATCTATAATAAACAACAAATATGATTCTATTGAAATTAAAAAAATGGAAAAAGACATTTATACACAAGAAATAAAAGTTGAATTAGTTGGTAAAAAGAATAATGAACAAGACACAAAAATAGTTTATAACAAACAATTAAAAAGAAAAATTAAATTAATAGGTGAAATCGGACACGAAATTGGTCCATTCGAAGACAGCATGACTGCGAGTTATATATACGACAGTGTAATTAATGATGATATGTTAAATAAACTAATTGAATCAAAAGGTAAAGCAAGAATAGGAGATGGTTATTTAATAAATATTTCTGTAACAGATGCCGAATCTTATGCATTAAACGATTCTTCTGCTCAAAAAAACAATTTTGATAAAAAAATTGGTGGATTGAAAAACCTATTAGAAGCTAATGAACAATACACTAAATTAAAAATAACAAAATTAGTTAAAAAAGAATTAAACAAAATAACTAACTCTATTATTTTAACTGCTACATTGGAACACCCAGATATCGACAATGGAAAACCTTGAAATGAAGATATTTATTTCCAAATAAATAAATTAGGTGGTAATTACGCCTTTAAGTTAGGTAACTTCAGATTAAAAGAAGGAGACAAATTAAGTAATTACAAATTTGCTGAACTAACTAAAGAGAAATTAAATCAAATGGAATTTGAATATGACATATTAATTGGTAACAATAGAAACATATTCCCTAATTTAAACCTTGAAGAAGGAGAGATTAAAAACAAATTTGATTTCTCAATCAAAAATAAAGAATTGTTAAACAATGGTATTTTAATAACTTATTTAGTTTCAGATAAAACTGACCCATCTATAAAAGGTGAAGAATCTGTATTGATTAGTCGTGAATTTTTCAAAAGTTCAACAAAAGCAACTTTAAAAGCTGAATCAATAAAAAACAAAATGCTAGACGAGATATACGGAGCTGATTTTGAGATAACTTCAGAAGACCCGTTAATTGAAAGATCTGAAATTAAAGCAAATGGTTTTGTAAAAATGCCTAACAATTATGGTTATGTAAGATCATCAAATGCAATAGAAATAACAGTAATTAATTGATACAAAGACAAAGAACTATCACCTAGTTATTACGAAGAAAAAGTTGTTTTTGAGTTAACAGATGAAATTAAAAAACAATTTACAGATTTTGATACTGTAGGTAAAACTATTACACCTGATTCTCCGTCTATACCTTCAGGAGGATTCACAAGTGCTAATATTGAACAAAATTTATCGTCATTGATTTCTAAAATGCAAGTAGAATTAGTAAACAAAATAACTAAAAATACAGAAATAATAAGACTGACAACCAGTGAACAAAACACAGTGAAATTAATACAATATGATGAAACTCAAAAGATTTTAACTGTTAGTTTTACGCTTGATGGATTGCAAAAAAAATGTCAAGCATCATTTAAACTTGATTATTAAAATTAATCCTACAAATGTAGGATTTTTTATTACCTTTTTTTAAGAGACAGAATAAATGTTTTTGTGTTAAAATAAATTAGTACTATTAAAGAGTACTTAAATATTAATAAAATTAAACACTGTTGCGAATTGTATTGGGTGTGTCGTAAATGATGCCAATATTTAGAAACAACAGGACGAAAACAAACAAAGGAAAATAAATATGGAAAATACAGAAAAAAAAGTTGTTGAAGAACAACAAAAATCAGCTCGTACACCTGAAATTATTTCACGTGCTAAATTATTAGAAGCTGGTACATACTTTGGACGTCGTCCAAGCGCATGAAACCCAAAAATGAAACCTTACATTTACGGGAAAAGAAACGGTAACCACATTATCGATGTTACCAAAACTCAAAAATCATTAGAATATGCATTCAAAATGATTCAAAAAGCTTCAGCAAAAGGCGCAAAATTTATTTTTGTTGGAACTAAAAAACAAGCTAAGTCAATTATTGAAGAACAAGCTAACAGAACAAATTCACCATACGTTTCTGAACGTTGATTAGGTGGAACACTAACAAACCAACAAACAATTTTCAAAAGCGTTGATTTATTAGAATCTTTAGAAAAAAAACAAGCTGAAGGGTATGTTGGATACACTAAAAAAGAAGGATTAGATTTTGATAAAAAAATATCAAAACTACAAAAAAACTTGAATGGTATCCGTAACATGCGTTACACACCAAACATTATGATTGTAGCTTCACCATTAGTTGATGATATTGCAATTAAAGAAGCTCGTAAAAAAGGGATTAAAGTATTTGGAATTTTAAACTCAAATGCTGATCCAGATAACGTAGACTTTGGAATCCCAGCAAACGATGCATCAGTTAAATCAATTACTTTAATTTTAACTGTTTTAGCAGACGCTATTGCAAGCGGACGTAACGAAAAACAATTATTTGCTTACCAACCAGACGAAGCTGTTGTTTTACCAGAAGATGTTCGTAAAGAATCATCAGATCAACCACGTAGAGTTTACAACCGTAAACCAAGAGTAGAAAATTCAGAAAACAAAGGAGAATAATATGGCAGCAGATGCAAAATTAATTAAAGAATTACGTGATATAACAAACTCAGGATTCTTAGATTGTAAAAAAGCCCTAGAAGAAACAAATAATGATATTAATGCAGCTATCGCTTTATTACAAGAAAAAGGAGTAGCTAAAGCAGCTAAAAAAGCTTCACGTGTAGCAGCTGAAGGGATTGTTAGAGCTATTTCAAATGAAAAATATTCAGTATTATTTGAATTAAATGCTGAAACAGATTTCGTTGCTAAAAACGAATTATTCCAAGAATTAGTAGAAACAATTCAAAAAGCCTTATTATCAAATGAATTCAAAACTTTAGAAGATGCTTTAAACATCGAAGTAAATGGTTCTTCATTAGAATCATTAGTAACAAACGCAACCGCAAAAATTGGAGAAAAAATCACATTACGTCGTGTTGAAAAAGTTTCATTTACAGAAGGTGAAGTTGCGGCTATTTATACACACGCTAATAAACGTATTGCCTCAATTATTCATGCTAAAGGTACAAATGGTGATGCAGCTAGAAACGTTGCAATGCACGTTGCTGCTTTAAACCCAACATTTGACACTGAAAACGATTTACCAGTTGAATTAAAAGAAAAAATTCACACTGAAGCAGTTGCTGAATGTAAAGAAAACCCAAAATTTGATTCATTACCAGAAAAAGTTCAAAACTCAATGCTTGATGGTAAATTACGTAAAGCATTCAATGAAAACAATGTTTTATCATTCCAAGCATTTGTTATGGAAGATTCAAAAACAGTTGCTCAATACTTAAGTGACAATGGTCTTGAATTAATCAAATCATACCGTTTCGAAGTTGGAGAAGGTATTGAGAAAAAAGTTGTTGACTTTGCAGCTGAAGTAGCTGAACAAATGAAATAGTTTTTTTCAACCAAATTAAAAACAGCGTACCTAACAAGGGACGTTGTTTTTTTAATTGTATATTGATATTAAAAAAACATTAAATGCTGATGTAAAATTAAGATATAAGAATATTAAATAAAAAAGGAAGTATATGAAGATATTATTTGCAGGAGCAGGAGCATTAGGATCACGTTTTGCATTTATGTTGCACCAAGCTGGATTTGATGTAACATTGATAGATAACTGAGAAACACACATTGAAAACATTAAAAAAGACGGATTAAAAGTTATTATCGATGATAAAGACTTAGGTAACTATAAAATGCCTATTTATTGCTCAAAAGAAGTTAAAAATATTAAAGAAGATTTTGACGTAATATTTGTATCAACGAAATCAATGCAATTAAGACCAATGTTGGAAGATATTAAACCGTTATTAAAAAAAGACACAAAAGTAATTTGCGTATTAAATGGTTTAGGTCACGTTGATACATTGAAAGAATACATTGACCCCAATAACATATTAATAGGTGTAACCGTATGAACATCAGGATTAGGTGGGCCAGGTATATTGAAAGCTCACGGAGTTGGAAAAGCAGAAATTAAACAAGTTGAGGAAAAAGACTTAACAAAAACAAATTCTATTATTGAACAATTTAATAAAGCTGGATTAAATTTAATTTATTCAAATAATGTTTATACATCTATTTGACATAAAGCAGCCTTAAACTGTGTATTAAATTCATACTGTACACTTATTGATTGCAATATTAATCAATATGGATCATATAAAGATCATCAAGTATTGACAGATGGCATTTTAGATGAATTAGTGAAAGTTGCAGAAGCTGAAGGAGTTAGTGTTTCTAAAGAAATTATTTCTCAAAACATTATCAACTGTTTTGATCCAAAAACAGCAGGATTACATTACCCATCATTATATCAAGATATGAAAAATGGCCGTTTAACAGAAATAGATTATTTAAATGGAGCTATTGCTAAATTAGGTAAAAAACACAACATAGCCACACCAGTAAACGCAATCATTGCCCATATGATTCATTCAAAAGAAAACAAAAACAATAATAAGTAATTTATTATCTGAACCATTTGATAATGGTTCAGTTTTTAATTTATTTGTTAAGACAAATACAAATGATTCAATTATAATATTGAAATAACAAAAAGAAAAAAAGAGGACTAATGAAAGAAATAAAATATCCATATCCATTTAAATTTATAAACAATAATAAAAGTGAATACCCGATTGTTTTTGCACATGGATTTAATTCAAGTATAAATTGTCTTGATATATTTGCGAACAATTGAAAAGATAATGATTTTTATGCAATTTCATTTCCTGGGAATCAAGGATTAAAACCAATTGAAAACCATGAAATATCAGTGTACCAATACGCACAACTGCTAGCTCAATTCATTATTGATAATGATTTAAAAAATGTTATATTGATAGGGCACTCAATGGGAGGTGGAACAATATCTTTAGCTTATGAATTGGTTAAAGATAGAATAAGTAAAATGATTTATTTAGCTCCTATGAATAAAACAAGTTTGCCTAAAGAAGAAGTGTATTTCGATACATACTTTCCAAGAACTTTCAATGAATTTATAACTAAATTTATTCCAGTTTTGTATTATGATGCTTCAATATTTACAAATGATTCACAATGAATGAAAGAAAACAAAAAAAACTTTAAAGTAAGTGATCATATTAATGACATGATAATGAAACTAGGGGAATCATTACCTGATCCAAAATTAATGAATGACATTGAAATGGCCATGAAAAAAATAACAGTACCAAGTATGTTGATAATGGGTGAAAAAGATGGTGTTATGAAAAGGGATAATTGCTTAGAATATTTCAAAAAAACCATTAAAAATGTTGAAACATACTGAATCAAAAAAACAGGTCATATGATGTTTGATGAAGATTTTGATACATTCAAAATGTTACTTAAAAACTTTATTAATAAAAAATAATACAATACGCTATACGCTAAAAATATAATTATCGTTATATAATTAGCGTATTTTTAGTTCAATTAAATTTTGTTTTTTTTGTATAATTTTAGTATGAAAATAGGAGTATTAGATCACGGTTTATTAGTTGACCAACAAACACATCATCAAACATATCAAAATACAATCGAATTAGCTAAATTTGCTGACGATATTAATCTTGACTCATTTTGAGTTTCAGAACAACATGGAGTACATTCATTAATCATTTCATATCCTTTACTGCTTATGAATGAGTTAGCACATCAAACTAAAAACATCAAAATTGGATGTGGGGGAATAATGTTGAGTAATTATCAACCTTATTCAATCATTGAACAAATAAATACATTAAACATTTTGCAACCTAAAAGATTCATATATGGTTTTGGAAGTAATCCTGGTACAGATAATGTCAAATCAGTATTTGAATCTGGAAGACATTCATTAAATTATTATTCAAAGTTATTGAAAATCACGGAATATTATAATCATGACTCAATTCAAGATATTAAACCATACAATAACCAAAAAAATGAATTTTATTTACTTATTACTGGTGTTGAAAGCGCAATATTTGCAGCTAAAAACAATTTAGCAATTATATACGGGTGATTTTTATTACCTAATAAAACAATAGCTAAACAAGTGATAGAAACATATATTGAAGAATATCAAAGAATTCATAATAAAAAACCAGTAAATATAGGTATAGCTTTAAACGTAGTAAGTTGTAAAAACAAAACCTTAAATGATGAATTGGCATCTCAAATAGCACTTTTTAGATTAGGTAAAAATGATTATAATGAGTACGAACATTTTCCAACTTATGAAAATGTTAAACAAAGAGAGTTTGATGATCAAGAAGAAAAAAAACAATTCGAAAGAAACAAAAGAAATATATTTTTATTAAATTCGATTAGCGACGTGGAAAAAATAAACAAATTATGTGAGGAATTGCATATTGATAATTTGATTATTTCACCCTTAGCTGAAAAACAAGAAGACAAAAAACGTGCTCTAACATTCATAAAAAATTATTTTAATAAGGAGTAATAATGAAAAAAATAACAGAATTTTTATTAGTAGAAAAAAAAGACGACGTATACACAATTAGAATGACACCTGAATTACAAGATGATTTAGGTACAATCGGTTTCGCTCAATTTTATCAAGTTGAAAAAGTTGACAAAGGCGACATTATCATGAAAGTCGAAGCTTCGAAAGCTATTGTTAATGTTAAAATGCCGATATCAGGAACAG
Coding sequences within:
- a CDS encoding alpha/beta fold hydrolase encodes the protein MKEIKYPYPFKFINNNKSEYPIVFAHGFNSSINCLDIFANNWKDNDFYAISFPGNQGLKPIENHEISVYQYAQLLAQFIIDNDLKNVILIGHSMGGGTISLAYELVKDRISKMIYLAPMNKTSLPKEEVYFDTYFPRTFNEFITKFIPVLYYDASIFTNDSQWMKENKKNFKVSDHINDMIMKLGESLPDPKLMNDIEMAMKKITVPSMLIMGEKDGVMKRDNCLEYFKKTIKNVETYWIKKTGHMMFDEDFDTFKMLLKNFINKK
- a CDS encoding MsnO8 family LLM class oxidoreductase translates to MKIGVLDHGLLVDQQTHHQTYQNTIELAKFADDINLDSFWVSEQHGVHSLIISYPLLLMNELAHQTKNIKIGCGGIMLSNYQPYSIIEQINTLNILQPKRFIYGFGSNPGTDNVKSVFESGRHSLNYYSKLLKITEYYNHDSIQDIKPYNNQKNEFYLLITGVESAIFAAKNNLAIIYGWFLLPNKTIAKQVIETYIEEYQRIHNKKPVNIGIALNVVSCKNKTLNDELASQIALFRLGKNDYNEYEHFPTYENVKQREFDDQEEKKQFERNKRNIFLLNSISDVEKINKLCEELHIDNLIISPLAEKQEDKKRALTFIKNYFNKE
- a CDS encoding glycine cleavage system protein H, with protein sequence MKKITEFLLVEKKDDVYTIRMTPELQDDLGTIGFAQFYQVEKVDKGDIIMKVEASKAIVNVKMPISGTVVEKNMEVLKNPQLLNSASENDNWIVRLTDVNEQDYNALEDY